CAGGAATGGGCGCGGGTGGTCGCCGGACTGACCCGCCGGTTCGGCGATCTCGACATCGCCGAAGACGCAGCGGCCGAGGCGTTCGCGACCGCGGTCGAGCGCTGGCCCGCCGACGGTGTGCCACCCAACCCGGGCGGTTGGCTCACCACGACCGCCACCCGCAAGGCCCTCGACCGCATCCGCCGCGAAGCGCAGCGCGACACCAAGCACCAGGCGGCTCTGATGATCTCCGACGACACCCCGCATGTCGCGAACGGCCCGATCGACGACGACCGGCTCCGCCTGGTGTTCACCTGCTGCCACCCGGCGCTCGCTCCCGAGGCACGAATCGCGTTGACGCTCAGAATGATCGGCGGTCTCACTGTCGCCCAGATCGCGCACGCCTTCCTGGTGCAGGAAACCACGATGGCGCAGCGAATCACCCGCGCGAAGGCCAAGATCAGGGCCGCGCACATCCCCTACCGGGTGCCCTCGACGGCCGACATCCAGGAGCGGGTCACGGCGGTGCTCGCGGTCGTCTACCTGATCTTCGACGAGGGTTACCTCGCCGGCGAGGGAGATGACGCGCTGCGGGTCGATCTGTCCGACGAGGCGATCCGGCTCGGCCGGTTGTTACGCAACCTCCTGCCGGACGACGGCGAGGTGACCGGACTGCTCGCGCTGATGCTGCTGACCGACGCCCGTCGCGCGGCGCGGGTGTCGCGCACCGGCGAATTGGTGACCCTCGCCGATCAAGACCGCGGTGCCTGGAACCGCTCGCTGATCGCGGAAGGACACGCCCTGGTGCGCGAACGGCTCTCGGCCGTCGCCGCCGGTGGCCCGGCCCCCGGACGCTTCCAGTTACAGGCGGCGATGAACGCCGTCCACACCGCGGCGCCCGACGCCCGCGACACCGACTGGTCGCAGATCGTCGCGCTCTACGACCGGCTGGTCGCGATCGACCCGTCGCCCGTCGTCCGGCTGAACCGCGCAGTGGCGATCGCCGAACTCGACGGCCCCGCAGTCGCATTGGCGCAGGTCGACCGGCTCGGCGAATGGCTCGAGGGCTACCACGCGTTCCATGTGACGCGGGCCGACCTACTGCGACGACTGCACCGCAGCGAGGAGGCGCGGACGGCGTACGACCGGGCGATCGAGCTCGCCGGCAACCCGGCCGAGCGGGCGTACCTGTCGCGGCGGCGCGACGAGTTGAGGTGACCAAGCACGAAGTCGCGCCAGACGCGAGTTACTCCGCGGTTCGGCGCGATACGCCCGAGTAAGGCGCGCCTGACGCGAGTTGGTGCGACACCGATCTGCCCGACCAGACGCGCCCGACGCCTCAGCTGACCGCCCCGCGCCGCGCGAACCGCTCGTCCTGCCAGACCCCCGAGGTGAGGATCTCCTCCAGCACGCTCACCGCGTCCCACACATCGGCGTAGCCGAGGTACAGCGGGGTGAAACCGAAGCGCATCAGGTCGGGCGCACGGAAGTCGCCGATGACTCCGCGCGCGATCAGCGCCTGCATGATCTGGTAGCCGCCGTCGATGCGCAGCGACACCTGGCTGCCACGTCGGTCGTGGTCGCGCGGGGTGACGATCTCGAGGTCGTACGCGGCCAGTCGGGTCTCGACGAGCGCGATGAACAGGTCGGTGAGCGCCAGGCTCTTGGTGCGCACCGCCTGCATGTCGACGTCGGCCCAGACGTCGAGGCTGGCCTCGAGTCCGGCGAGCGAGAGCAGTTGCGGGGTGCCGACGCGGAAGCGGGTGATGCCGGGCGCGGGCTCGTAGTCGACGGTGAAGTCGAACGGCTTCGCGTGTCCCTGCCAGCCGGTGAGCGCCGGCCGGGCGGCGTCCTGGTGCCTCGCCGGCACCCACAGGAAGGACGGCGAACCCGGGCCGCCGTTGAGGTACTTATAGGTGCAGCCGATCGCGAAGTCGGCATCCGCGGCGTTCAGGTCGACCGGCACCGCACCGACGCTGTGGCAGAGGTCCCAGATCACCAATGCGCCTGCGGCGTGCACCTTTTCGGCCACCGCAGCCATGTCGTACATCCGACCGGTCCGGTAGTTGACGTGCGTGAGCACCACGGCCGAGACGTCGTCGGCCAGCACCTCGTCGAGGCTCGGGCCGTCGTCGTGGATCAGCCGCCGGTCGAGGTCGCGGTCGGCTCCGGCGAGCAACTCCTGGGTGCCTTGGATCATGTAGAGGTCGGTCGGGAAGTTGTCCCGCTCCGACACGACCACCGACCGATCGGGGCGCATCCGCAGCGCGCTCACCAATACCTGGAACAAGCTCGCCGAGGTCGAGTCGGCCACCACCACCTCACCGGACGCCGCCCCGACCAGCGGCGCGATCCGGTCGCCGACGTCGGTCGGCTTGGTGAACCACGACGCGTCGTTCCAGCTGCGGATCAGACCAAGGCCCCACTCGTCGGTGATCGTGCGGCCGACCCGGGCGAGGGTGTTCTTCGGTAGCGCACCGAGCGAGTTGCCGTCGAGGTAGATCACACCCTCGGGCAGTTGGAAGCGGTCGCGGAAGGCGCCCAGCGGGTCGCTCGCGTCGGCCTCGACGCACTGCCCGCGGGTCGACGGCACGTGGTTGCTCATGCTGGCTCCTCCGGGTCTGGTCGGCGCCGTTGCCGACCTCGAACCGACCATATCTGCACCGCTCACGCCCGGCCGGGCGACCGATTCGCTCTGTCCTGAGACGATCGCCGCGACCTGCTGACTTCGCCCAGCCCCGCTGGCAGGATGCGGACATGAGCGCACCTGAGGTGAGAACGTCCGCCGGCCTCGTCCGGGGCATCACGACGAGCAACGGCACGGCCGCCTTCTTGGGCATCCCCTATGCCGAACCCGCCACCGGCACAGCCCGATTCGCTGAACCGAAGCCGCGCGCGGCCTGGGACGACGTGCTCGACGCGAGCGCGCACGGCCCGACGTCGCTGCAGGGCCCCTACCCGCCGCCGATGGACGCGCTGCTGCCGAGCAGCGTCTCGCCCGGCGACGACTACCTGAACCTGTCGG
This genomic stretch from Calidifontibacter indicus harbors:
- a CDS encoding RNA polymerase sigma factor, which encodes MATDLTAAITRVHQQEWARVVAGLTRRFGDLDIAEDAAAEAFATAVERWPADGVPPNPGGWLTTTATRKALDRIRREAQRDTKHQAALMISDDTPHVANGPIDDDRLRLVFTCCHPALAPEARIALTLRMIGGLTVAQIAHAFLVQETTMAQRITRAKAKIRAAHIPYRVPSTADIQERVTAVLAVVYLIFDEGYLAGEGDDALRVDLSDEAIRLGRLLRNLLPDDGEVTGLLALMLLTDARRAARVSRTGELVTLADQDRGAWNRSLIAEGHALVRERLSAVAAGGPAPGRFQLQAAMNAVHTAAPDARDTDWSQIVALYDRLVAIDPSPVVRLNRAVAIAELDGPAVALAQVDRLGEWLEGYHAFHVTRADLLRRLHRSEEARTAYDRAIELAGNPAERAYLSRRRDELR
- the kynU gene encoding kynureninase; protein product: MSNHVPSTRGQCVEADASDPLGAFRDRFQLPEGVIYLDGNSLGALPKNTLARVGRTITDEWGLGLIRSWNDASWFTKPTDVGDRIAPLVGAASGEVVVADSTSASLFQVLVSALRMRPDRSVVVSERDNFPTDLYMIQGTQELLAGADRDLDRRLIHDDGPSLDEVLADDVSAVVLTHVNYRTGRMYDMAAVAEKVHAAGALVIWDLCHSVGAVPVDLNAADADFAIGCTYKYLNGGPGSPSFLWVPARHQDAARPALTGWQGHAKPFDFTVDYEPAPGITRFRVGTPQLLSLAGLEASLDVWADVDMQAVRTKSLALTDLFIALVETRLAAYDLEIVTPRDHDRRGSQVSLRIDGGYQIMQALIARGVIGDFRAPDLMRFGFTPLYLGYADVWDAVSVLEEILTSGVWQDERFARRGAVS